From Bacillus sp. FSL K6-3431, the proteins below share one genomic window:
- a CDS encoding 3-hydroxybutyryl-CoA dehydrogenase, translating to MDIKTVMVIGAGQMGAGIAQICAQSGYKVYVNDIDEALVNKGFDRISKSLSRQVARARMTEGEKVLIFDQLFKSTDLQHAQYADVVIEAAIENMDIKKNIFAELDKYAPEHAILATNTSSLPITEIAAATTRPEKVIGMHFMNPVPAMKLVEIIRGLVTADGVYQDIEEMALNLNKTPVEVNDFPGFVSNRILMPMINEAVYTLYEGVATKESVDRVLKLGVNHPMGPLELADFIGLDTCLYIMETLHEGFGDDKYRPCPLLRKYVKAGWLGRKSGRGFYFYD from the coding sequence GTGGATATTAAAACAGTAATGGTGATCGGTGCTGGACAAATGGGCGCTGGTATAGCTCAAATATGTGCGCAGTCTGGCTATAAGGTGTATGTGAATGATATAGATGAAGCCTTGGTCAATAAAGGATTCGATCGTATTTCCAAAAGTCTTAGCCGTCAAGTAGCCAGAGCAAGGATGACCGAGGGAGAAAAAGTACTCATATTTGATCAACTATTTAAATCTACGGATTTACAACATGCACAATATGCAGATGTAGTGATCGAAGCAGCAATAGAAAATATGGATATTAAAAAGAATATTTTTGCTGAATTAGACAAATATGCACCAGAGCATGCTATTTTAGCAACGAATACTTCATCTCTTCCAATCACCGAAATTGCTGCGGCAACAACGAGACCAGAAAAAGTAATTGGTATGCATTTTATGAATCCGGTTCCCGCTATGAAGTTAGTTGAAATCATTCGCGGGCTTGTCACAGCCGATGGAGTGTACCAGGATATTGAAGAAATGGCGCTGAATCTTAATAAAACACCAGTTGAAGTGAATGATTTTCCAGGATTCGTATCTAATCGAATATTGATGCCAATGATCAATGAAGCTGTATACACTTTATATGAAGGCGTCGCAACGAAGGAATCGGTTGATAGGGTGTTAAAACTAGGTGTGAATCATCCGATGGGACCACTTGAACTTGCCGATTTCATCGGACTTGATACGTGTTTATACATTATGGAGACGTTACATGAAGGATTTGGCGATGATAAATATCGACCATGTCCGCTTTTAAGAAAATATGTAAAGGCTGGTTGGCTTGGTAGAAAAAGCGGGCGTGGATTTTACTTTTATGACTGA